DNA sequence from the Desulfuromonas acetoxidans DSM 684 genome:
AACGGATGGAGCAGATGCACGCCGATTGTCAGATAAAAAACGGCCAGGGCAGTCAGCCATAGGCTGAGTGTTGGCACAGAACGACGATGGCGGGATGTGGCTGTCATACAAACTCCTTCACGCGAAAAGCGCGCTTATTGTAGCGACAATCATCTGCTTTGACCAGAGCGAGATGCTGACAACATCATGTGCTGATCTCTGTGGTCCCAGTTTTATACGGGTGTTATGGAGATTTTGGCTGAAACACGCTGAAAGATCTTGTGCCGGGAGGGAGAAAATGTTGACCTTTTGCGAAAGGTTTGCGTTGCAAGTTCCTGTAATTTTATAGAGTTTTACGCTTTCGGCTTGCCGAACAAATTAATTAACATCACCTGTGTCCTGAAGGATGTTGTCGATGAGAGCGTGAAGCCGTTGGTAATCCGCTTCGCTGAAAGGCCGGTTCCCATAAAGCATGGCACTGTAGCGTTGGGCGAATTTAAGGCAATCAGCATTGTTCAGTTGTCGGGCCTGTTCGATCAAGCCACGGGTCGATGATAGACGCTCCAGGTGGTAACGTTTCTGCAGGGCATTCTGGTAGCGTTTCAACAGCCGTTGTTGCGGGGTCGTCTGACGGTATTTAAGCCACCACAACAGCGTGGCGGCACTGAGCAACAGGGCCAGAAGGATAAGGCCGCCACGGACAATGCTGCTGATATCAGGCACGAGCCCTTTGAGTTGACGGCCACTGTTGCGCACCAGACTGATCTGGCTGTTCAGGTCAAAGTTAATAATCACCTGAGTCCACAAATATTCCAGGCTGTCCATGGTGCGTTTGGCCAGAGATAATCCCTGTTGCCGTGACGCCAACAGCGCGGTTTCGGCATTCGCCGCGTAGCGGCTTGGGTCAATGCGTTGCCACTGGTTGTCAACCAGTGCCTCGACCCAGACATGGGCCAGGTCTTCGGTAATCAGATAATAACCGCCGAGGTTGTTGTAGTCGCCACCATGATAGCCGCCAACCAAACGGGCCGGTACATCACACAGGCGCAGCAATAAGGCAAAGGATGAGGCAAAAAACTCACAATAGCCCCGTTTTTTTACAAACAGAAATTCGTCAATCGGCGCCGTGGGGCCCGGAAGATCCGTGGTGGCATAGGCCAGTTGTTGATCGCGGAAAAACTGCTCAATCAGGGCAATACGTTGGCGTGGATCGTTGGTTTGCTGACGCACTTGCGCGGCAATTTGTTGCACGCGCGGTGACAGGGTTGTCGGTGTTTCCAGATAAAGTGCTTCGTCCACGGCAGACTGCAGTTGCCATTGACCACCCAGCCGGGATTGGCATTGGTAACTGACGCTTTTTCGCAAGGGCCAGCGCGATTGAAAAACGAGGTCGCCGTGCTGATGAAATTGAATGCCCTCAAGGCTGACGGGGCGATCGAGGGTAAACAGAAAGCGTTTGTTTGTCGCGGGCAGGGTGATGGTGCAGGTTGCAGGTTTCCCGCCAACCAAGCGGGACTGTTCCCGTTGTGGCGCTGTACGTTTCCAGGTTGAACCCTCAATGGTATTGAGGACGGTTCCCCGCCAATAGAGGTCCTGTGCGCCCAGTTGGTCACATTCAGCGCGAAAGGCCAGGGTTTTCACAGCAGAGTTGCTGGCAAAAGCACCGGGGCGTACCTGTTCACTGAAGCCGGTGGTAGCCGATGCTTTGGGATTGAGAAAGTTCCATAGCGGGAACTGGGTGCGTGGCAGGATAACAAACAGCACCATCATCAGCAGCAATGAGCCGATGGGGAGAATGGCCGCTGTTTTTAACAGAGTGGTGATCTGGGCGCGATTTAAACGCAGGCTGGGATCGCGGTGATAAAAGGTCAACAGCACCAGACCAATAGTGACACCGGTTACCATCAGGATCAGGGCCGGAAGGTAGAGCATACTCAGGCTGAGCAAGGAGGAACCGGCCAAGCAGAACAGTGACAACACAAAAATCTGCAGATAATGCCGCCCCTGTTTTTCTGTCACCAGACGGATACTGAGCAGTAGGGCGAGCAGGTTGACCGCCGGCGGCACCACATTGCTCAGGTTGAGTTGCATCAGATAGATGGCGAAAAAGGTAAAGGTGAGTACCGTGGCCAGTTTTGGCCCCAAGAGATAGTGCTGACGGCGATCAGAAACCACTCCACCAACACATGCGGCCACAGTCACAATCTGCACCGGAACATCCAACCAACTGAACAGCGGCAGCAGGCCGAGCAGGACCACACTATAGGTGAGGATATCGAGTGGTGCTTTAATCCTGACCATAGATTGCCAGCTCCTTGAGTAGGTGAATTTTATGGCCTTGGCCCAAAGCCGGAGGCAGGATCTGGTCGTTGAGTTTCAGTCCCACCGGGTGATCGCGACGCAACAGATCGTTGATCAGAAACGCGGCGCAACGCAGTTGCTGCTCCAGCCCGGCACCGGGCAGTGCCAACGGGTTGATCTCCACCGGCGGTTGCTGCAGATTGGACAGTTCCTTGATCTTTACGCTATCGTGACGCGCCGTCAGTTTCCAGTGGATCATTTTCAGCGGTTCCGTGCCCTGATAATTGCCGATGCGACTGATATCGCCCTCACTGCCTTTCAATGGACTCTCCAAGGCCCCGTCACGTTGTGCCTGTTCCATGGTCTGATGATGACGGCAGGAGATTGGCCGGGGAAACACCAGGATGGTTTGATCCAGGTCGATGATACGTCTCCGGATAAAGAAATTGATGGGGAAGGTTGAACGGATAATCAAAACGTGTTGCCCATGGATGCCGCGGCCGGTAAAGGTCACCGGCACACCGACGCTCTGGTGCGTGCCTTTTTTGACCACCGACAGGTGTCCTCTGCCGGTGTGGTCAGCAAAAGAGATATCCAGCAAAAAAGCTGGTAGCAGCCGTCGTTCATTCGACAGACGTACCCGTACCAGGGTTTCCAGACCGTCGTAAATTTCATCGGGTGGCTCCAGGGCGACCTGTAGCTTTTTCAGATTCCAGTGGCCGAGAATCCCCGATACCGACATGAACCCGAGCAGGGCCGAAACCATCAGATAGAGCAGGTTGTTGCCGGTATTCACCGCACCGAAGCCGAGCAACAGGGTCATAACGATGTAAAGCGTTCCCGCTTTGGTCAGTTTCAGACCATAGGAACGGGTACGTTGTTGAGAATCGATACCATCACCTCGCGTTTGTTCAGGGATTGGTGCTCATTGCGCAGAATCAGGCGGTGAGCGCCTACCGGTCCGGCAATCTCTTTGACATCTTCGGGAATCACATAGTCGCGGCCATCAAGGTAGGCACAGGCGCGTGCTGCCGTGGTCATGCTGATGGCACCGCGCGTGGAGATTCCCGCGCTGATAAAGCGATGATTACGGGTTGCTTCGGCAATGGCCAGTAGATAATCGACCAGTTTGTCATCCAGATGAATGGTCTGAACCGCCTGTTTGGCCAGATGAATGTCTTCACGGGAAAGAAGAGGTTCAATCTCCAACATCTTTTCGCGAATGCCGCCGTTGCGGATGATCTGTTTTTCCAGCTCCGCAGGCGGGTAGCCGATACCGGTGGTAATGAGAAACCGATCCAGTTGCGATTCCGGCAGCGGATAGGTGCCAATCTGCTCAGTCGGGTTCTGGGTGGCAATGACCATAAACGGGTCGGGCAACGGATAACTGACCCCTTCCACCGTGACTTTGCGTTCCTCCATGGCCTCGAGCATGGCACTCTGGGTTTTGGGCATGGCGCGGTTGATTTCGTCCGCCAGCAGAATGTGATTGAAGATCGGCCCCTCAATAAAGCGGAAACTGTTTTTTTCGCGGTCGAAGATCGACAGGCCGGTGATGTCCGAGGGCAGCAGGTCGCTGGTACATTGGATGCGACCGAACGACAGGCCCAGAGCGCGGGACAGGGCCAGCGCCAGCGTGGTTTTGCCTAACCCGGGAATATCCTCCAGCAACAGATGGCCGTCAGACAGCAGGGCGATTATAGCCAGGCGCAGGGCTTTGACTTTGCCCTGCAGATAACGGCTGGCGAGTGTGTCGATGACGTTTAAGATTTCAGCGTGTTTTGCCAATTTTTCTGTCACAGCGTCTCCTGGGGGAATCGATGAGTGTGAATGAATTTTTATGAACTGTGTCGACTATAGCATGTTATACAAGGGGCGAAAATATTGTCCTGTTATCAATCATGATGTCCGGTCGTCGTCAACCGGACGGGAGAACTACCAATGACCATCTGGGTTGATGCCGATGCTTGTCCGCGGGTGATTAAAGAGATCCTCTATCGTGCGGCACAGAAGCGACAGATTCAACTGATACTGGTAGCCAACCAGCCGTTACGCGTACCCGCCAGTCCGCATATCTCATCGCGGCTGGTCGGGGCCGGTTTTGATGTGGCCGATGAGCAGATTGTGGAATGGCTGGTTGAAGGGGATCTGGTGATTACGGCGGATATTCCCCTGGCGGCTGCCGTGTTGAAAAAGGGCGGACATGCGATCAATCCCCGCGGGGAATTGTATGATGTCGATACCATTCAGGAGCGCCTGGCCATGCGCAATATGATGGATGAGTTGCGTGGTGTTGGTGTTGAGACCAGTGGACCGGCGGCATTCAGTGCGGCGGATCGTACAGCATTTGCTAATCAGTTGGATCGGTTTCTGGCGCGGCAGTGCTGATGTGGAAGCCCGCGTCACGTGGGTAGCACCATCGCGAACAGATGAAGTTCGCTGGTGCGATTCGTTTCAAGTTGCAAACCACTGAAGCTCAAGATCAAAGTCAAGGTCGCCGGGTTTCGTCCCGGCAGCCGACATACTTTTGACTGGCCGCTCAAAAGTATGCAAAAACTGAGGGGGGGCACGATAACTGACAGACCATTATTACGATAATTGTGGTTTACGTTGATTTACGTTTGCCTTGAAGAGATTATTTTTCGCGTTATTTTCAAAAGTATTTTGATAAGTCTTTGCCTTGCCATTTTTCGCCGGTTGAAATTGTTTTTTCGTGCAAGATATCCCGTCCATTATTTGTTAGTTTCCCCTCGATAATTTCCCAGTCGGTTACCTTCATTTTTTTTGCGCTTTCTTTTACTTTCCAGGCGATGGGGGCGTTCTCTTTTATTGATGAAAATCTGAATGGATTTAACCAGGCGTTTACTGTTTTGCTAGCCACGTATGCTTCAAGGGTTCCTTGTTGATATTCGGTGAGATTATCCCATGCTCCAGCAGGTAGTGATATGCTCATTTTTGGTGATTCAGTGAGTTCTCCCCAAAGGTGAGGAACGTAATAAAACTGGTCAATTGTTCGATGGGAAACAAGGATTTCGTGAAGTAACTTTTCGCCGTTTTTAGCTTTTTGAGAGTTTAATATTTTATTTGTAAGGTTGTTATCGCCCTGCTTTGATTCTATTTGATCTATGCTTTTCCCAGACGTGTAGAAAATTCCGATGAGGAGTAAAGCTGAGCAAAAGGCATAGACTATGTAATGTGGGAGATTGTTTTTTGCCATTTTCACCTCCTGTTATTTTCCGAATACCGTTACCTTGGCGTAACTGATAAGACCGTAACTGCGGGCTGAGTCTATGAAGTGAATATTTTTTATCCCGCCTTGTTGAGCGGCTTTGTTTATGTTGATGTCTTCTAAGCCGAATCCCATAAAACAGAAGCCATCAATGGTTCCTGTTTTGTATTTTTCGGCGAGTTGTTGAATATGGTTGTCTTGAATTTTTGCCAGCATAGGACCGCCGCATCCTGTAGCCAGAGAGAGTAGCAGCATTGCCGAGGTTGCCATGCGTAGGTGGTTAAATTTGTTTTCGGATCGCCACATAGCTATGCCGAGAATGATTGTCGCGCAGGTTATGACAATAATACATGCCACCTGATTTATTGTGGAATTGGGAAATGTCGTAGCTACAAGACTACATGAGAGTATTATGTAAATCTGTTTTTGAACAGATGTTAGACATTTATCGGCCTGGGTTTTATTTAAAAAATTTAGGTTCACATCTCCTATTTGGATATTGTTTGATCCTTTTATCCTCTGGCGAGCTTCTTTTTCCACTGGCCCTCCTCAATTACACATCATTTCATTTTTTCAATTCATCGATAATCTTCTTTGCCACCTTTTGAGAAACATATTCTTCAAGCGCTTCGGCAACTTTTCCGACTTCTACTACCTCTTTATCAGTTGTGTTTGGATATTTTTCACCCGATAAAAAACGACCTTTTCCATTAACTGAAATATTGCCGAATTGGATGTTTCCATCACCGTTCAAAACCTGAGAGCGTTGGTTCTGTGATTCACGCAGCCCGGCAACAACATACTGAATATCTACACCAACATTGAAAAGTGCAGATAGCTGCATTGCTGTAGGAAATGTCTCTCCTTTTTCCCAGTCGATAAGAGTTCGCTTTGATACCCCAGCAGCCTCAGCAAACTTTGGCTGTGTCATACCTAGCCGTTTTCTCTCGTTGCGAAGTCTTTCCCCGATCATGAAAATATCTGCACCTTTTCCGTTGACAAGTGCAGATATCTGCACTATTGTTGTTTTCAAGTTAACAAATTGGCGCGGCAATATAGCGCAACTAGTCAGTTTTTTATTAAAGGAGTTTTGCTATGGCGGAACAAGAAGTCACCCCTCAAACCCCCTTGGAAATCAAAATCGCCTTGATGCGAAAAAATTGTTTGCAGGCCGATATCGCACGCACTTGCGAGGTCTCACGTAGTCATGTGAACCGCGTCATTCAAGGCAATGTCGTCTCTGATCGCGTCCAGCGGCAAATTGCGTCAGAGATCGGGTACCCGGTTGAAGAGGTCTTTCCTGATCGTTATCCGGCGTCTGGTCCGGGGCCACGTGTTCAACCTGTTGAGCATCGCGCAGCCAGCTAAGTCTAAACAATTATTAACAGTGTTTATATCGCAACCGCCAACTAACGTCAAAACAGTTTTGATTAGGACGGAAAATGTTAACGAAAGCTCAATTGAAAGATTACCGCACACAGCTGGCCATCATTTTCATGGAGACCGGGGAAACACCGCCGAAATCTGAACAGGCTGCAGCTTTAGCAGCGCGTTTCGGAGTGCTGACAGCTCGCTGTTGCCGTGCCCCCAAAACTGTTCGTCTGAGAAGATTTCATCTTCAACAGGGTAAGCCCTGTAAGCCCCGGCGTCTGCGCCGGAAAGGATGTGGTGGACTTCGATCTTTAAGCCGCGCCCACCACGGTAAAGGGTAAAGGTTGTGAAACTGGTTAAGGTGTCGTCGTTTTGTAATGGGAACATTTTGACCTCCTGTCTGTGTTGTAAAAAGCGTATCGGGGCCAGGAGCTAAATTCAATCTCTAGCGATCAGTTTTGTTTAGACAGGAAAGGAGGCAAAACCATGTCAAAGAAAAATAACGAAATAGACCCAGCGCAAGGCGTGCTCGATTTTGCCGCCAAGGTCGACAACTACGTCCAACAAAAGGTTGATATGGCGTCGTCGGTGATTGCTCTCCCGGCCAACGGCCCGGAAAACGAGGATGAGATCAATATGATGTTCGCCGTTTCCATTAAGCAGGCACAGCGTGAGTCCGGGTTAAGCCGTGAACAGATCTGCGACGGGGTGAACGCCTATTTGAAGCGCACAGAGGAGCGCTACAAAGAGAAGCAATGCCGCAAGCCGATCACCGTTGACATGCTCAATGCCTATGCGGCAAAGCCAGCTGAATATCCCATTGATGCCTACCTGCTTTACGCTATCCAGGTTGTCTGTGACTCCCTGGCACCGACTAAGGTTTTAGCCTCAAGTGTGCATGGCCAGGTCGTGACGCAAGAAGAGGCCAAGCTGGCCGCGCTGGGGATTATCGACGAGGCGACAATGACCCTGAATCGTGCCAAGCGCCGCTTGAAAGGAACTTTCTCATGATGCGTTTTTTCGCCGCATTTTTACTGATTGGCGGGATCTCGCTGGCCGGATCGGATGGGCCGCTGTTCCCCTGGTTGAATCTCTTCGGAGTCGGTCTGATCTGGACTGTTGCATTGATACTGCGGCGTATGCCGCTGGAGGAAAACTGATGGGTAAAACCTACAAAACAATTAATGCCGTCAAGGTGACGGGAAAAGTCTTGAAGTTTCTGGCCGAGCAGAAAAAGCCAGTCAGCGGTCAAGAAGTCAGCCGCGCTCTGGATATCGCCAACGGCACCGTGATGTGCCACCTGGCCACGCTGATCGAGATCGGCTTTGTTGAGCTGGTCGGCGAACACTACAAGCTCGGCATGGGGGCGGCACTGCTGTGGGCGAAATATAAGAGCCAGGTCGAAAGCACCCTGGCGAACTGCCGGGACACGCTGGCGACTTTGGATGCCTAAAAAAAGGAGGACGTTATGAAAGCCGTTTGGTTTAAGAAATTTTGCAATGAAAGTGGCCTGTCCAATCACCGCATGGTCGAGCGCGGCGGCAACGTTAAAGTCGGTGGACGGCTCTATACCAGTACCGCACTAAACGATCTGGTTGGGCAAGAAGTCATCGTGTTTATCGACCCAGCAGAAGATATGAAGCGCATCGTCTGTTATGCCACCGACGGAACGCTTCTGTGCTCTGCCTTTAACAGTGTCAAGCGGGGTTAAGGCTGATTTAACCGCATAGGCGAAGGGAAACGAAATGTCAAAGCAAGATATTCAAGATCAGACTACAGCCGCCCTTGAGGTGGTTGATATGGAAAAGAGACAGGAAGCTGCTGTCGTCAATGATCAGGTGCAGCGTGAACAGATGATTGCTGAATGCCATGAAATGATAGGTCGCATTCAGGGATTCGAGTTAATCAAGAAATTTACCGACGTCGGCAGTTTGGTGTGGTTGAAAGACGTTAAAGAATCAAAAATCTACAAGGATCTTCCGAATATTGGAACTTGGGATAAATTTTGTAATTACATAGGCTTATCTCGTTCTAAAGTTGATGAAGATTTGACGAATCTTGCTTTTTTTGGTGAGAGCTTTATTGCCGCCGTCGGCAGTTTTTCCATCGGCTACCGCGAATTGCGCAAACTCCGCCAGCTTTCCAGCGACGGCAGCGTCCAGATCGAAGCCCAGACCCTGACCATCGGCGGTGAAACGATTCCCCTGGATGATGACCATGCCGAAGAACTCCAGGCAGCCATCGAAAACGTGCTCGACGCCAAAACGCAAGAAGCTGAAGAGACACAAGCCGCCCTTAAAGCCAAAGACCGCATCCTCAAAAGCAAAGAAGACGTGATTAACCGCCAGGAAAAAGAGCTGGCAAAGCACGAATCACGCGCCAAAAAACAGGGCTTTGCTCCCGGAGAGGAAGCCTTTCTCAAGCAGTTGGCTGCCGACAAACTGGTGGTCGATGACATCCTTGAAAAATACAGCGTCGACGACGGCGCACTGGATGCCGAACTCACCGAGCGTATGAAAGCCGAACTGGTAGCCACCCTCGAATATTTCCAGCGCGTCGCCACCGCCTACCACGCAGCCGCAGAAACCCTGTATGAGTCCGACGGTAAAACGTGGGATAGCGACGCCCTGATCGCCGAGTTTGAAGAGGAAAATCCAGAACAAAAAGTTCCCCACTTGCGCGGCGTATAGGGGGCGATGCCATGGAATGGAAACGGGAAATGACAGCACGCCTGAAACAGGCTGGACACGGTGAACGGGGAAAGATCATCGCTGAATATCAGACCCTGACCGGCAAGTCACGCGATGCCCTGTATCGGGTTGCCAAAGAGTGCGGGTTCGAATCTGGCCGGAAAAAACGGGAGGACAAAGGGATGCTGAAAAGCGAGTTGAGCGAATATCAAATTCACTTTGTCAGCAGCCTGATGCAAAGCACCGCCCGCCAGGTCAAAGGCGTCATCATGACAGTCAAAAAAGCTCTGGAAATTGCCATTGATAACGGCGTCATCGAAGAGGGTCAGATTTCTGAATCCCGTTTGCA
Encoded proteins:
- a CDS encoding transglutaminaseTgpA domain-containing protein, with product MVRIKAPLDILTYSVVLLGLLPLFSWLDVPVQIVTVAACVGGVVSDRRQHYLLGPKLATVLTFTFFAIYLMQLNLSNVVPPAVNLLALLLSIRLVTEKQGRHYLQIFVLSLFCLAGSSLLSLSMLYLPALILMVTGVTIGLVLLTFYHRDPSLRLNRAQITTLLKTAAILPIGSLLLMMVLFVILPRTQFPLWNFLNPKASATTGFSEQVRPGAFASNSAVKTLAFRAECDQLGAQDLYWRGTVLNTIEGSTWKRTAPQREQSRLVGGKPATCTITLPATNKRFLFTLDRPVSLEGIQFHQHGDLVFQSRWPLRKSVSYQCQSRLGGQWQLQSAVDEALYLETPTTLSPRVQQIAAQVRQQTNDPRQRIALIEQFFRDQQLAYATTDLPGPTAPIDEFLFVKKRGYCEFFASSFALLLRLCDVPARLVGGYHGGDYNNLGGYYLITEDLAHVWVEALVDNQWQRIDPSRYAANAETALLASRQQGLSLAKRTMDSLEYLWTQVIINFDLNSQISLVRNSGRQLKGLVPDISSIVRGGLILLALLLSAATLLWWLKYRQTTPQQRLLKRYQNALQKRYHLERLSSTRGLIEQARQLNNADCLKFAQRYSAMLYGNRPFSEADYQRLHALIDNILQDTGDVN
- a CDS encoding DUF58 domain-containing protein yields the protein MTLLLGFGAVNTGNNLLYLMVSALLGFMSVSGILGHWNLKKLQVALEPPDEIYDGLETLVRVRLSNERRLLPAFLLDISFADHTGRGHLSVVKKGTHQSVGVPVTFTGRGIHGQHVLIIRSTFPINFFIRRRIIDLDQTILVFPRPISCRHHQTMEQAQRDGALESPLKGSEGDISRIGNYQGTEPLKMIHWKLTARHDSVKIKELSNLQQPPVEINPLALPGAGLEQQLRCAAFLINDLLRRDHPVGLKLNDQILPPALGQGHKIHLLKELAIYGQD
- a CDS encoding AAA family ATPase; this encodes MTEKLAKHAEILNVIDTLASRYLQGKVKALRLAIIALLSDGHLLLEDIPGLGKTTLALALSRALGLSFGRIQCTSDLLPSDITGLSIFDREKNSFRFIEGPIFNHILLADEINRAMPKTQSAMLEAMEERKVTVEGVSYPLPDPFMVIATQNPTEQIGTYPLPESQLDRFLITTGIGYPPAELEKQIIRNGGIREKMLEIEPLLSREDIHLAKQAVQTIHLDDKLVDYLLAIAEATRNHRFISAGISTRGAISMTTAARACAYLDGRDYVIPEDVKEIAGPVGAHRLILRNEHQSLNKREVMVSILNNVPVPMV
- a CDS encoding YaiI/YqxD family protein — encoded protein: MTIWVDADACPRVIKEILYRAAQKRQIQLILVANQPLRVPASPHISSRLVGAGFDVADEQIVEWLVEGDLVITADIPLAAAVLKKGGHAINPRGELYDVDTIQERLAMRNMMDELRGVGVETSGPAAFSAADRTAFANQLDRFLARQC
- a CDS encoding helix-turn-helix domain-containing protein — its product is MQISALVNGKGADIFMIGERLRNERKRLGMTQPKFAEAAGVSKRTLIDWEKGETFPTAMQLSALFNVGVDIQYVVAGLRESQNQRSQVLNGDGNIQFGNISVNGKGRFLSGEKYPNTTDKEVVEVGKVAEALEEYVSQKVAKKIIDELKK
- a CDS encoding helix-turn-helix domain-containing protein, giving the protein MAEQEVTPQTPLEIKIALMRKNCLQADIARTCEVSRSHVNRVIQGNVVSDRVQRQIASEIGYPVEEVFPDRYPASGPGPRVQPVEHRAAS
- a CDS encoding helix-turn-helix domain-containing protein gives rise to the protein MGKTYKTINAVKVTGKVLKFLAEQKKPVSGQEVSRALDIANGTVMCHLATLIEIGFVELVGEHYKLGMGAALLWAKYKSQVESTLANCRDTLATLDA
- a CDS encoding Mu transposase C-terminal domain-containing protein, translating into MKAVWFKKFCNESGLSNHRMVERGGNVKVGGRLYTSTALNDLVGQEVIVFIDPAEDMKRIVCYATDGTLLCSAFNSVKRG